ACTGTGTAATTCATTCCATCGAGCACGGTCGTGTTGACCGCCCGGAGTATGATCGTAATGGCGCTCCGCCCCGTGATGTTACCGATGATGGTGCCGTCGCTGGACTTCAAAGGTATCGTATAGGATTGGAAGACCGGCGCCGAGCCACCACCGCTACTGCCGCCGCCTCCGCCACTACTGGGCGGTGGAGTTGGGGTTGGTACTGGAGGCGGTGTCGGGCCCGCCGCTATCGAAGGTAACGAAATTATTCCTGCGAACAATACGATTGTAAATCCGATTATCAATATTTTTGATGGCTGCATTTTCATATCCCTCTCCATTATTATGGGATAGCTACCCAATAACCGCTACCGGGCTCGATCGAAGTGATAGCCGGGAAGTATTTGTTGAAGTCATCGTTGGTATCCGACGAGTAATATCGCCAGCTCTGTGTCGAATCATCCCAGCTCCACACACATATTGCATTAGGATACATCGCATTTGGCGTAGCGGCGGACATCCCCGTCGGGCCCACAAAGTTCCAGCCGCTCACTAGAGTAACAGGGCTGTTCGGCGCATAGCCGGGAATCTGCCCGGAGACCGTGAAGGATTGGTCCGAATCCACCGATATCCAGTAAGCCTTGCCCGTGTTGAGCCGGTTCAATGCCGGGTAATAGTTATAGAAGAAGTCATTCGAATCAGGACTATAATATACCCAGTTCTGCGAGGACTCATCCCAGCCCCAAATATTTTCGACGTGGCTGAGGACACTTGCAGGAATTAGATCCGTTATCCGGTTATTTTGGATAACATAAGGTATGGATATGAGGTTCCATCCTTTCGAAAGGTAGAAAGTGCCCGAGCTATTGCCGGGTGACGGGGTCGCCGTAGCTGTCGGGGTCGCCGTAGTCGAGGGCTTCGGAGTCGCCGTCGGGGTCGCCGTGGCCGTTGGCGTGGCCGTTGGCGTGGGCGTCGCGGTCGGAGTCGGCGTCGGAGTCGGTATCGGCGACACATTCGCGGGTATGATCGTGAACTCGTGCCCGCCCAGGTCCGTCGTGATCGTTATAAAGTTACTACCCTTGACCCAGTTCGTATACGTCTGACCGTCCCTTAACACCTGGATTGAGCCCGACGTATCGACCTGGTATATGCTAATATCCCCAGAGCCCGTGCCTTTTACCTTCAGATTGACGTTCCCGTTCTGCTGGACCGCTAGATAGTTCACGGATTTCGATACGGAGGCCAGCGGGGAACCCGAGGATGACAGGCTCGAGCCGTTGATGAGCGTATACTGGATCGGCGAGCCATAGGTCCTCACGTACGCCGTATCCGCGTTCGTCGTGAACTGGCCGAACGTGCTGGTCCCGCTGCCAGTATAAGCATAGTCGACATACCCGCCATACCTGACGCTCAGCGCGTTGCCCGTACCGGATACGGATATCGTGCTCGCGCTCCCCTGAGTTTCGCTCGCATAGTTCGAGTACAGTGCCGTCACGCGGTACAGGGTATTCGAGGCCGGTTGCTTGAACAGGACGACCGGCGAGTAGACTTCGCCTGCGGAGCTATAATCGTGGATCCTGCCCACATATTTTGTGACCGTCACGCTCGATGCAGGGACTGTATAGATATGTGCCGTGACGACCGACCCGAAGACGCTCTTGCCGCTCCAGTTCATGCTGCTCGCGGTGATCCCGGTGTCCGTCGGGGTCTTGTAGGCGAGCGACTTCCAGTTATACTGGGCGTTGTTCAGATACAGGGTCACATTGTCATTGCTGCAGGTGTTACTACTCTCGTCGCTGTACACCGGAATGTCCTGAGTGACCGGCCGGAACTGGGCGTCATAGCCCCACTGCGATGAAGAGTTCGCCCGATCGACGATGAGGAAATAATCGCCGGGGAACAGGATATCCCGCTCCCACGTGATGTTCTTCGAGAGGGCCAGATAGCTGGCACCGTCGTCCTCGACCGCGGACACATTCGCTCTGGATATGGTCGCGTTCATCCATGACGTGGACAGAGTGGTAAGGTCGGTGATAGCATGGGACTTATCCGCCCCCCGGACGCGGCTGTTGGCGAACGAGGAGACCGGCCATGGGCTGCCCGGGTTTTCAAAGACGAGCACGTTATGATACTGGCTGTTTATGCCGTACTGCGCATTGCCGAAGTATTTATTCTCCTGGCCATCGCCCAGCAGGTAATCGCCCCGGTCCATGTATTCGAAGCTCATCTGGTCCTGGTGATTGTATTCCCGGGAGTTTTCGCTATTATTCAGATACTTAGTCTTGGTCAATTGTTCCAGCCAGGTCGCAGTATTATCCCAGTTGTTGCGGAAAACCTGGAGGAGGGACTGGTCATTCAAGTGTGACGTATAGGCCGGTGCCGTAGAAGCCGTGGACGCATAGTTGCCGTAGACCATGTAGAGCCACATATAGGACATATCGCACTCCGCGAGCGTGTCCTGCCAGAGGTTTTTTGTCGAATCCCGGCTATACCAGTTGACACCCTTCACGTTGGAGAACCAGATCATGTCGTTCTTATTCGTCCCCGTCGCGAGGTTTGCCGTCAAGGCGAAATAGTTGGGGAACTCGCTTCCGCTGGTGCTATATCCCGGGCCATTGCCGATTGGCGTCGATAGCCATAGGTCCGCGTAATGGTAAGCCTGCAGCTTGGGATAGTCCTGGTAGATACTGTGGCCATAGGCGTGCGAGTAAGCCTGCGCGAACTTGATCTGGGATGCGAGAACATAGGACTGGTAGGAGCCCGTAAAATCGACGCCGGTAGAATCCATGCCGTAGTCTATGATCGGGCGGCTGCCCTCGCACGTATGGAAGCTATCCTTCACGAAGTAGTCAGACGTTCCGGCGGCCCACCAGCGGTCCAGGCCTGCGGTGAGCGCGATATTGTTCGGGTTCGTATAATCGGCGAGCACCAATGCTGCCATTCCGATGCCGGGATAGCACCGGCCCTGCCCATCCCAGAAGGTGACATAGGTGGGATCGAGCACGCCCGGATTGCTGGAGAGATAGTTCGCGTCCACCCACGCATCGTTAGCATTTCTCGCCAGCAGGTCCCGGACCTGCGTGTCCTGGGCCGACGTGAGATAAGGCTGCATCAGGTCATAGGCCAGAGCCCAGTTCGCCGTGCCCATACCCAGCGTATAGTGGTTGTTCTTATCGCCCACGTTCATGTTCAGCAGGGCGTTAATAGCCGCCGTCTTGTATTTCGCGTCACCTTTGATGTAATACGCCAGTGCGCATTCGGCCGCCAACTCGCCGCGCGAATTAATATCGTTATAGGTACCGATATTGCCGGCCCAATTGTAGCTCGACGCCTTGTTTGCGTCCACGGTAATCAGGTATTCCCAGGACGCCCATGGCTCGGTCTTATTATTCTGATAGCCGGGTAGTTCCGAGATCGAATGGAAAAACAAATACGGATGCGTGCTGGATGGTATCGGAGGCGTTGCCGCATACGCGACCGGGTTCGTTGATATGTACAGTGTTAATAAGAAGGAAGCAATTATAATAAAGCTAGCGAATAATCTCTGGGGATTCATGGATCGGTTTGTCAAGACAGTCACCTAACACATGCCCCCCGTTTTAATATTTAAATGGTATTTTTTTCAAACTGTCTGTAACTTAGTTAACGATTAGTCATATTATACTTTTTGGTCTATCTTTAATATTAAATAAATAGAATTGTTCAATTGGACCAAATTAAAAATAGTTTTTTTATTTTTATATTAAATTTGTTTATATTGATAATATTTATATAGTTCATTCGAGGTATAGGCGCTAATGTCAGGAGAGCTAAAGATCCTGTTGAAGGAGTACAGGTTATTATATAAGTCGTCATCCCTATGATAGTAATCATAGTACGAATCGGAGCTCGAATAATACCAGAACATCGTTTCATTCGCCGTATAGAACCTCAATCCGCGCCGGTCGATCTCCTTATCGCGGAGTATGATGATATCGTTCGGGCTGTGAACGATGGGCATACTCGTATTGGCATACACTTTTAAGATCGTATAATTATGCGGCTGCCACGGCACGGCTTCGTAATACCTCGCCGGGATATAGTCCACGAGCAGATAATCCACCCTCACGAGCGAGATGAAGTCCAGGCCCTGGGTCTCGCCCTCGCTCAAATAGAATGTATAGAATGACCTTTTCACCAGTGGGTTATCGAGGGCTACCCAGTCGTTCGACACCGATAAGAGCACCCAGACGATAAAAATGACCAGCATTATAGCTTTTCCGGCCTTTTTTAATCGATAGAATAAAAATAATAAGCCGACGGCGGCGATCAATCCGATAAAGATAAAGGTATACTCCTCGAACCGTCCCAGGTTCAGGTTACCCGCCAGCTTGTTGACAAGCATGAGCGGCCCGGGGAACGTGATCGGAACCAGTAAGAGGGAAACGATCCCCAGAATCTTAACCGTGCTACTCACTTTTTTGTCGCGCAGGATCAGCAATGCGCCGACGATCAAGAAGAAGAGCGTGGGCATAAACTGGATGTAATTGAACAGCTCGCCCGTAGGCTGCGTAAAGATGGATTTTGTGAGCGGCCCCGTCGGAGCGGGAGAAGTAATATCGGTGATCAGCGTTTGAATGAGCCGGTTGGCGAAGAGTTCCCAGTAGATGATCGTTATCGCCCCGCTAATGAGTAAATAGGAAAGCGTGACTAGTGATTTTTTTTCTTCCCGGGCGAAGAACAGGTTCAGGATGTAGATGACCGCCAGGATTGCCAGGATATAGGGTATCGAAACGGTATGGTAAAGTACGATTACAAACGTAAAAAATATTGCGAGGTAATATTTTACTGGATTATCCCTGCCTACCAGGAGGTAGACCAGCAAGACGAAGAAAAACGATTCGGCACTTCTCGGTATCGAATAGATCCCGTAGCAAATGAGCGTAGGATAGAACGATATGATCAGGGCGGATAAGAGGGCTACCTTATTATTATTTAAGAGATTGATCGCGGCCAGGTACATGAACACAGGTAAACAGAAAAAAATCAAGCCGCTCAGGACGTAACAAATGGTGTTGACCGTGATCGGTAGGCCGCTGATCTGATAAAAGATGCTCGCAAGGATATGCCACAGGGGGAAGGGCTGATACGTCTCGAATATTTCCGTAACGTGGCCGAGATTGATCAATGAATTGATCAGTTGAACGTGTCCAAAAATATCGGTGTAGCCAAAGGAGTAATAATATTTTAGTGTGACACCCCAGATAATGTTCACTGTGAGGAGCATGATCTGGAGTAATATGAGGACGTGTTTTTTACCCGGCTCGCTCCGCATGATCTCGAGGAGAACGACGGCCGCCATTATCGCTATGACCAGATAATAAAAGATATTTCGAACGTCGTACGTATACAGGAGTAAGATCGACAATGCGTAGAGAACGAAATAAAGAACCCCCAGGAGTTTCATGTCAGCAGTGCCGGAACCGGGGGATACCGCGTCATTTTGTGCCATTGTCTTCGAACTCCATCAATTTATTAAAATATATGTAGTATGCCAGGGGTCCGAGGATCATAGGCACGGCCAAATATGAGCCTAAAAGTGAAAAGCTATATTCTCCGATTATCAAGGGAAGGGTGATGCCAGCTATCGCTACGATAGGTATGATAAAAAAAAATATTTTTCCTAACACCTCGAAACTAATTTTTTCCCTTAAAATCTTAATATTAAATATGACCAGTGTACCGATGAGAACAAGGAACGCGATAAAAATGTTTTCCACAGATACCATGATTATTCGCAGATATATGGGTCCTGGATATTAAAAGCTTATGATAGAAGATAATCGTAAGCATAGCACGATTATATCGTCATGAGAAATGTTATATAACATAAAAAAAATATTCGGGAATATGCTTGAGTCTATTAAATATACGCATACTATCTCGGCGATCCCGTATATCATAAAAAACCCTTCGCTGATGCTGACCGCCACGGAGGGATTATCCCGGTATTATTTCGCAAGGTCCCTGTCGAAAATGTCGGGGCGAGATTTTTTCGAGGACATGCAGTACTTTTTACCAAACGACCTGACGGAGCACCTCGCAAAATATCATTTTGTCGACAACGGCATTCGATTGAATATGTATTCGCTCATAAAAAAATATAAGCCAGAGATCGTGATCGAGACGGGCGTGGGAGACGGTGCTTCGAGCGCTTTCACGCTGGCGGCGATGCACGAGAACAAGAAGGGCCACCTCTATTCTATCGACCTTCCGCCCTACGAATGCTTTACCTCGAAGGGGACGGACAAGGACGGCCAGATGGTCTACATCATCGGCGATGGCTCGGACCACCATTTCACGGAGAATAAGGTGGGAAAATTCATCCCCGAGTACGTTAAGGACCGGTGGACACTGATAGCCGGCGACGCGAAGGTCGAGCTGCCAAAGCTGCTGGAGAAGCTCGGCGATATCTCGATATTCTTCCACGACAGCCTCCATACGTATGACCACATGCTC
The sequence above is a segment of the Methanocella sp. genome. Coding sequences within it:
- a CDS encoding class I SAM-dependent methyltransferase, translating into MLESIKYTHTISAIPYIIKNPSLMLTATEGLSRYYFARSLSKMSGRDFFEDMQYFLPNDLTEHLAKYHFVDNGIRLNMYSLIKKYKPEIVIETGVGDGASSAFTLAAMHENKKGHLYSIDLPPYECFTSKGTDKDGQMVYIIGDGSDHHFTENKVGKFIPEYVKDRWTLIAGDAKVELPKLLEKLGDISIFFHDSLHTYDHMLFEYEAAWPHITEGGLLLSHDVLWNNAFSSFCRMKQRKPVIYRSLGIIKK